GTATGGCCCTATCACATGCCGTCTTATTGGATACCAGGAGGATACGCCTTTTTTGTTTTTCACAGCAATCAGGACTCTACCATGATAGCCGGCATTTCAATTGAAAACGCACTCTTAATAGCTTCAGTACTGATATTTATTTCTCTCGTTGCAGGGAAAACCTCATACAAATTAGGTTTACCTATATTAATCTTCTTCCTGGCAATAGGGATGCTGGCAGGTTCAGAAGGTATAGGCGGCATATACTTTGACAATCCTAAAGTGGCACAGGCTATCGGAGTCATCGCATTGAATGTTATCCTTTTCTCAGGAGGGTTTGACACGGACTGGAAGGCGATCAAACCCA
The DNA window shown above is from Nitrospirota bacterium and carries:
- a CDS encoding cation:proton antiporter; amino-acid sequence: MIAGISIENALLIASVLIFISLVAGKTSYKLGLPILIFFLAIGMLAGSEGIGGIYFDNPKVAQAIGVIALNVILFSGGFDTDWKAIKPILWQGLSLSTIGVLLTGISVGLLVWAISDFTIYEGLLLGSIVSSTDSAAVLERSALYLEEAKMMQKLGR